The Panicum virgatum strain AP13 chromosome 5K, P.virgatum_v5, whole genome shotgun sequence genome has a window encoding:
- the LOC120709390 gene encoding uncharacterized protein LOC120709390 isoform X3 produces MSSLTTLLQKVIAAVVPRCVALLKRYLIRYIPRVQTLRQIDLFCANTIAKCEPMANNRAESLGQVSAAAAPNASPIAPPISNFASASLVKSLNYVRSLVARHIPKLSFQPIVPSVASKQSLPSLSSFLNRSLVSQLTPEVISNREHLELKECHSSSNLISSASDKVDGGEPGDDNKYISFDILSWRWHVYGERKASTSAKESSDFVGLQDFHTHGFLEVGAAALLVGDMEAKINDQQWKYSVIQEFPDIDLLQPSTSSPSTFASSQSHLKAITASKRMKSGPNHVWMNIPANTFQPRARPLFQYRHYSEQQPLRLNAAEISEVIAEVCSEATSNASQSIAPSRLSTQSRQPSADVAFSVLIKLVIDMYMMDSETAAPLTLYMLEGMLSSQKTSTRTKALDLILNLGVHAHLLEPMVVEDAPLIDKSETVNHSYLSNEYGSSIDEPRAAEPEEEPKISPAIDQFESWLLKILFEVLLVLVQMEERQEIVWASALSCLFYFVCDGGKIIRSRLGGLDIRVIKTLLEISVEHSWAKVVHSKLICMLTNMLYQVSDVTQNGVRDTHFVPEHIDLLGGIDYICLEYSRANSREEKRDLFYVIFDYVVHQINEACLAGGISTYTYDDAQPLASLLAFADAPEAFYISVKHGVEGVGDMLRKAISAALSQSAQYDQLNVLLDKVMRKLDGTVSTFSRIDNEFSYMIQVTKSCKCFSSIKDGCDDADVALRARLCWATLHSLLHSQISSYRHHGYIWLVELLLSEISEETDGSIWSKIKKLQEEIEVAGSQDLSCSEVSLPVCMLCGLLKSKHNFIRWGFLYVLDKFLMRCKLLLDDSDMQDQTTANHSKNCLDKAFAVIDIMNSALLLVVQNNETDHINILKMCDMLFSQLCLRIPSTNAMHAGGLQSLGQLFGCTTKNIDSHLETLASHQSVANKNLCRSETLQDVGMNQSAQSTLLCEASMAALLLRGLAIAPMQLVARVPTSLFFWPLIQLEGAASDDIALGIAVGSTGRGNLPGATSDIRAALLLLLIGKCTADQEALKEVEGNEFFRGLLDDTDSRVAYYSAAFLLKRMMTEEPEIYQRMLQSLISKAQQCNNEKLLENPYLQMRGILQLSNDLGVQ; encoded by the exons ATGTCCTCATTGACCACGCTCTTGCAGAAAGTGATCGCAG CGGTCGTCCCAAGATGTGTGGCATTGTTAAAGAGATATCTTATCCG GTATATTCCAAGGGTCCAGACTCTGCGACAAATTGATCTTTTCTGTGCAAATACGATTGCAAAATGTGAGCCAATGGCAAATAACAGAGCAGAATCTCTTGGCCAAGTATCAGCAGCAGCTGCACCGAATGCCTCACCAATTGCCCCGCCAATATCCAACTTTGCTTCGGCATCTCTTGTGAAGTCTTTAAACTATGTTCGCTCATTGGTTGCAAGACATATTCCAAAATTGTCATTCCAACCTATAGTCCCGTCTGTTGCGTCCAAGCAGTCACTTCCTTCACTTTCATCATTTTTGAATAGGTCCTTAGTTTCTCAGCTAACTCCAGAAGTTATTAGCAATAGAGAACATCTTGAATTGAAGGAATGCCATAGTTCATCCAATTTGATATCATCAGCTAGCGATAAAGTTGACGGGGGTGAGCCTGGAGATGATAACAAATATATATCCTTTGACATTTTAAGCTGGCGATGGCATGTGTATGGCGAACGGAAGGCATCAACTTCTGCCAAAGAAAG CAGTGATTTTGTGGGTCTTCAAGATTTTCATACACATGGTTTTCTTGAGGTTGGTGCTGCAGCTCTTCTAGTTGGGGATATGGAAGCGAAAATTAATGATCAACAGTGGAAATATAGTGTTATCCAGGAATTTCCAGATATTGATTTGCTGCAACCTTCAACTTCTTCACCAAGTACTTTTGCGTCATCACAAAGCCATTTAAAAGCAATAACTGCCTCAAAACGCATGAAGTCAGGCCCAAATCATGTTTG GATGAACATACCAGCAAACACCTTCCAGCCTCGAGCACGACCCCTTTTCCAGTATAGACACTACAG TGAGCAGCAACCCTTAAGATTGAATGCTGCTGAAATTTCTGAAGTCATAGCTGAAGTTTGTTCCGAAGCAACTTCAAATGCAAGTCAGTCTATTGCTCCATCAAGATTGAGCACCCAGAGTCGGCAACCTTCAGCAGATGTGGCATTCAGTGTCCTTATCAAACTTGTCATTGACAT GTATATGATGGATTCCGAAACTGCTGCACCCCTGACACTTTATATGCTTGAG GGTATGTTGAGCTCTCAAAAGACATCTACCAGAACAAAGGCTCTTGATTTGATCCTAAATCTGGGGGTACATGCCCACCTACTGGAACCTATGGTTGTTGAAGATGCACCGCTTATAGATAAAAGTGAAACTGTGAACCATTCTTATCTAAGCAACGAATATGGATCAAGTATAGATGAACCTAGGGCAGCAGAACCTGAAGAAGAGCCAAAGATCAGTCCTGCTATTGATCAGTTTGAGTCATGGCTTCTTAAAATACTTTTTGAGGTTCTCCTTGTCCTAGTACag ATGGAGGAACGACAGGAGATTGTGTGGGCCTCAGCTTTGAGTTGTCTATTTTACTTTGTTTGTGATGGAGGAAAAATTATCAGGAGTAGACTGGGAGGTCTGGACATAAGG GTGATAAAGACTCTTCTTGAGATTAGTGTGGAGCACTCATGGGCAAAAGTAGTGCACAGCAAGCTCATATGCATGCTGACAAATATGCTGTACCAAGTATCAGATGTAACTCAGAATGGTGTTCGTGATACTCATTTTGTTCCTGAACATATTGATCTTCTTGGTGGAATTGACTATATTTGTCTTGAG TATTCACGAGCCAACTCCAGGGAGGAGAAGCGGGATTTATTTTATGTCATTTTTGACTATGTAGTGCATCAAATAAATGAAGCGTGCCTAGCTGGTGGTATTTCAACCTATACTTATGATGATGCCCAGCCCCTTGCTTCCCTTCTTGCATTCGCTGATGCTCCTGAGGCCTTTTATATATCTGTGAAGCATGGTGTTGAAGGCGTCGGTGACATGCTGAGGAAAGCTATATCGGCGGCATTATCACAGTCTGCACAATATGACCAATTGAATGTG CTTCTGGACAAGGTTATGAGGAAACTTGATGGAACTGTCAGCACATTTTCCAGGATTGACAATGAGTTTTCTTATATGATCCAAGTAACAAAATCATGCAAGTGCTTTAGCAGCATTAAAGACGGATGTGATGATGCTGATGTTGCGCTTAGAGCCAGGCTTTGCTGGGCTACTTTGCACTCACTTCTTCACTCACAGATTTCATCATATAGACACCATGGATATATTTGGTTAGTTGAATTGCTCCTTTCAGAAATCAGTGAAGAAACAGATGGTTCTATATGGTCTAAAATAAAAAAGCTTCAAGAGGAAATTGAAGTTGCTGGTAGCCAGGATCTATCATGTTCAGAAGTTTCTCTGCCTGTTTGTATGCTCTGTGGGCTTCTTAAGTCAAAACACAACTTCATTAGGTGGGGATTCCTGTATGTGCTGGACAAATTTCTGATGCGTTGCAAATTATTATTGGATGACAGTGATATGCAAGACCAAACAACTGCTAATCATAGCAAAAACTGTCTTGATAAAGCTTTTGCGGTTATAGATATTATGAATAGTGCTCTGTTACTAGTAGTTCAAAACAATGAGACAGACCATATCAACATCTTAAAG ATGTGTGACATGCTGTTCTCTCAATTATGCCTGAGAATTCCTTCCACAAATGCGATGCATGCCGGGGGCCTTCAGTCCCTTGGTCAACTTTTTGGTTGTACAACCAAGAACATTGATAGTCATTTGGAAACCCTTGCATCACACCAAAGTGTTGCAAACAAGAATCTTTGCCGGAGCGAGACATTGCAAGATGTTGGCATGAATCAATCTGCTCAATCCACTTTACTCTGTGAAGCATCAATGGCGGCACTACTTCTGAGAGGGCTCGCAATAGCTCCCATGCAACTTGTAGCCCGTGTACCAACTTCTTTGTTTTTCTGGCCATTGATTCAGCTTGAAGGGGCAGCCAGTGATGACATTGCATTAGGTATTGCTGTTGGTAGCACAGGAAGAGGCAATCTTCCTGGTGCTACATCAGATATTCGAGCAGCACTTCTGTTACTATTGATTGGTAAATGCACAGCTGATCAGGAGGCACTGAAGGAGGTAGAAGGCAATGAGTTCTTCAG GGGTCTTCTGGATGATACGGATTCAAGGGTAGCATATTATTCAGCTGCTTTTCTTCTGAAG AGAATGATGACAGAGGAACCAGAGATCTATCAGCGGATGCTTCAGAGCCTCATTTCGAAAGCTCAACAG TGTAACAATGAGAAACTTCTGGAGAACCCATACCTTCAAATGCGTGGAATATTGCAGTTATCAAATGACCTAGGAGTGCAATGA
- the LOC120709390 gene encoding uncharacterized protein LOC120709390 isoform X1 — protein sequence MPLREAPLPSKRLASARHYAPAAAPPVPPHRPPRSASISTASARKPPEPLRRAVADCLSPPAPHTHGPAAAAEASRTLRDYIASPSTIDMAYNVLIDHALAESDRSPAVVPRCVALLKRYLIRYIPRVQTLRQIDLFCANTIAKCEPMANNRAESLGQVSAAAAPNASPIAPPISNFASASLVKSLNYVRSLVARHIPKLSFQPIVPSVASKQSLPSLSSFLNRSLVSQLTPEVISNREHLELKECHSSSNLISSASDKVDGGEPGDDNKYISFDILSWRWHVYGERKASTSAKESSDFVGLQDFHTHGFLEVGAAALLVGDMEAKINDQQWKYSVIQEFPDIDLLQPSTSSPSTFASSQSHLKAITASKRMKSGPNHVWMNIPANTFQPRARPLFQYRHYSEQQPLRLNAAEISEVIAEVCSEATSNASQSIAPSRLSTQSRQPSADVAFSVLIKLVIDMYMMDSETAAPLTLYMLEGMLSSQKTSTRTKALDLILNLGVHAHLLEPMVVEDAPLIDKSETVNHSYLSNEYGSSIDEPRAAEPEEEPKISPAIDQFESWLLKILFEVLLVLVQMEERQEIVWASALSCLFYFVCDGGKIIRSRLGGLDIRVIKTLLEISVEHSWAKVVHSKLICMLTNMLYQVSDVTQNGVRDTHFVPEHIDLLGGIDYICLEYSRANSREEKRDLFYVIFDYVVHQINEACLAGGISTYTYDDAQPLASLLAFADAPEAFYISVKHGVEGVGDMLRKAISAALSQSAQYDQLNVLLDKVMRKLDGTVSTFSRIDNEFSYMIQVTKSCKCFSSIKDGCDDADVALRARLCWATLHSLLHSQISSYRHHGYIWLVELLLSEISEETDGSIWSKIKKLQEEIEVAGSQDLSCSEVSLPVCMLCGLLKSKHNFIRWGFLYVLDKFLMRCKLLLDDSDMQDQTTANHSKNCLDKAFAVIDIMNSALLLVVQNNETDHINILKMCDMLFSQLCLRIPSTNAMHAGGLQSLGQLFGCTTKNIDSHLETLASHQSVANKNLCRSETLQDVGMNQSAQSTLLCEASMAALLLRGLAIAPMQLVARVPTSLFFWPLIQLEGAASDDIALGIAVGSTGRGNLPGATSDIRAALLLLLIGKCTADQEALKEVEGNEFFRGLLDDTDSRVAYYSAAFLLKRMMTEEPEIYQRMLQSLISKAQQCNNEKLLENPYLQMRGILQLSNDLGVQ from the exons ATGCCGCTCCGGGAGGCGCCGCTCCCGTCCAAACGGCTCGCCAGCGCGCGCCACtatgcccccgccgccgccccgccggtgCCGCCCCACCGTCCGCCGCGATCCGCCTCCATAtccaccgcctccgcccgcaAGCCTCCCGAGCCGCTCCGGAGGGCCGTCGCCGACTGcctctcgccgcccgcgccgcacaCCCACGgtccagctgccgccgccgaggcctcgCGAACGCTCCGG GATTATATAGCCAGCCCTTCAACCATCGATATGGCTTATAATGTCCTCATTGACCACGCTCTTGCAGAAAGTGATCGCAG CCCAGCGGTCGTCCCAAGATGTGTGGCATTGTTAAAGAGATATCTTATCCG GTATATTCCAAGGGTCCAGACTCTGCGACAAATTGATCTTTTCTGTGCAAATACGATTGCAAAATGTGAGCCAATGGCAAATAACAGAGCAGAATCTCTTGGCCAAGTATCAGCAGCAGCTGCACCGAATGCCTCACCAATTGCCCCGCCAATATCCAACTTTGCTTCGGCATCTCTTGTGAAGTCTTTAAACTATGTTCGCTCATTGGTTGCAAGACATATTCCAAAATTGTCATTCCAACCTATAGTCCCGTCTGTTGCGTCCAAGCAGTCACTTCCTTCACTTTCATCATTTTTGAATAGGTCCTTAGTTTCTCAGCTAACTCCAGAAGTTATTAGCAATAGAGAACATCTTGAATTGAAGGAATGCCATAGTTCATCCAATTTGATATCATCAGCTAGCGATAAAGTTGACGGGGGTGAGCCTGGAGATGATAACAAATATATATCCTTTGACATTTTAAGCTGGCGATGGCATGTGTATGGCGAACGGAAGGCATCAACTTCTGCCAAAGAAAG CAGTGATTTTGTGGGTCTTCAAGATTTTCATACACATGGTTTTCTTGAGGTTGGTGCTGCAGCTCTTCTAGTTGGGGATATGGAAGCGAAAATTAATGATCAACAGTGGAAATATAGTGTTATCCAGGAATTTCCAGATATTGATTTGCTGCAACCTTCAACTTCTTCACCAAGTACTTTTGCGTCATCACAAAGCCATTTAAAAGCAATAACTGCCTCAAAACGCATGAAGTCAGGCCCAAATCATGTTTG GATGAACATACCAGCAAACACCTTCCAGCCTCGAGCACGACCCCTTTTCCAGTATAGACACTACAG TGAGCAGCAACCCTTAAGATTGAATGCTGCTGAAATTTCTGAAGTCATAGCTGAAGTTTGTTCCGAAGCAACTTCAAATGCAAGTCAGTCTATTGCTCCATCAAGATTGAGCACCCAGAGTCGGCAACCTTCAGCAGATGTGGCATTCAGTGTCCTTATCAAACTTGTCATTGACAT GTATATGATGGATTCCGAAACTGCTGCACCCCTGACACTTTATATGCTTGAG GGTATGTTGAGCTCTCAAAAGACATCTACCAGAACAAAGGCTCTTGATTTGATCCTAAATCTGGGGGTACATGCCCACCTACTGGAACCTATGGTTGTTGAAGATGCACCGCTTATAGATAAAAGTGAAACTGTGAACCATTCTTATCTAAGCAACGAATATGGATCAAGTATAGATGAACCTAGGGCAGCAGAACCTGAAGAAGAGCCAAAGATCAGTCCTGCTATTGATCAGTTTGAGTCATGGCTTCTTAAAATACTTTTTGAGGTTCTCCTTGTCCTAGTACag ATGGAGGAACGACAGGAGATTGTGTGGGCCTCAGCTTTGAGTTGTCTATTTTACTTTGTTTGTGATGGAGGAAAAATTATCAGGAGTAGACTGGGAGGTCTGGACATAAGG GTGATAAAGACTCTTCTTGAGATTAGTGTGGAGCACTCATGGGCAAAAGTAGTGCACAGCAAGCTCATATGCATGCTGACAAATATGCTGTACCAAGTATCAGATGTAACTCAGAATGGTGTTCGTGATACTCATTTTGTTCCTGAACATATTGATCTTCTTGGTGGAATTGACTATATTTGTCTTGAG TATTCACGAGCCAACTCCAGGGAGGAGAAGCGGGATTTATTTTATGTCATTTTTGACTATGTAGTGCATCAAATAAATGAAGCGTGCCTAGCTGGTGGTATTTCAACCTATACTTATGATGATGCCCAGCCCCTTGCTTCCCTTCTTGCATTCGCTGATGCTCCTGAGGCCTTTTATATATCTGTGAAGCATGGTGTTGAAGGCGTCGGTGACATGCTGAGGAAAGCTATATCGGCGGCATTATCACAGTCTGCACAATATGACCAATTGAATGTG CTTCTGGACAAGGTTATGAGGAAACTTGATGGAACTGTCAGCACATTTTCCAGGATTGACAATGAGTTTTCTTATATGATCCAAGTAACAAAATCATGCAAGTGCTTTAGCAGCATTAAAGACGGATGTGATGATGCTGATGTTGCGCTTAGAGCCAGGCTTTGCTGGGCTACTTTGCACTCACTTCTTCACTCACAGATTTCATCATATAGACACCATGGATATATTTGGTTAGTTGAATTGCTCCTTTCAGAAATCAGTGAAGAAACAGATGGTTCTATATGGTCTAAAATAAAAAAGCTTCAAGAGGAAATTGAAGTTGCTGGTAGCCAGGATCTATCATGTTCAGAAGTTTCTCTGCCTGTTTGTATGCTCTGTGGGCTTCTTAAGTCAAAACACAACTTCATTAGGTGGGGATTCCTGTATGTGCTGGACAAATTTCTGATGCGTTGCAAATTATTATTGGATGACAGTGATATGCAAGACCAAACAACTGCTAATCATAGCAAAAACTGTCTTGATAAAGCTTTTGCGGTTATAGATATTATGAATAGTGCTCTGTTACTAGTAGTTCAAAACAATGAGACAGACCATATCAACATCTTAAAG ATGTGTGACATGCTGTTCTCTCAATTATGCCTGAGAATTCCTTCCACAAATGCGATGCATGCCGGGGGCCTTCAGTCCCTTGGTCAACTTTTTGGTTGTACAACCAAGAACATTGATAGTCATTTGGAAACCCTTGCATCACACCAAAGTGTTGCAAACAAGAATCTTTGCCGGAGCGAGACATTGCAAGATGTTGGCATGAATCAATCTGCTCAATCCACTTTACTCTGTGAAGCATCAATGGCGGCACTACTTCTGAGAGGGCTCGCAATAGCTCCCATGCAACTTGTAGCCCGTGTACCAACTTCTTTGTTTTTCTGGCCATTGATTCAGCTTGAAGGGGCAGCCAGTGATGACATTGCATTAGGTATTGCTGTTGGTAGCACAGGAAGAGGCAATCTTCCTGGTGCTACATCAGATATTCGAGCAGCACTTCTGTTACTATTGATTGGTAAATGCACAGCTGATCAGGAGGCACTGAAGGAGGTAGAAGGCAATGAGTTCTTCAG GGGTCTTCTGGATGATACGGATTCAAGGGTAGCATATTATTCAGCTGCTTTTCTTCTGAAG AGAATGATGACAGAGGAACCAGAGATCTATCAGCGGATGCTTCAGAGCCTCATTTCGAAAGCTCAACAG TGTAACAATGAGAAACTTCTGGAGAACCCATACCTTCAAATGCGTGGAATATTGCAGTTATCAAATGACCTAGGAGTGCAATGA
- the LOC120709390 gene encoding uncharacterized protein LOC120709390 isoform X2 — MPLREAPLPSKRLASARHYAPAAAPPVPPHRPPRSASISTASARKPPEPLRRAVADCLSPPAPHTHGPAAAAEASRTLRDYIASPSTIDMAYNVLIDHALAESDRSPAVVPRCVALLKRYLIRYIPRVQTLRQIDLFCANTIAKCEPMANNRAESLGQVSAAAAPNASPIAPPISNFASASLVKSLNYVRSLVARHIPKLSFQPIVPSVASKQSLPSLSSFLNRSLVSQLTPEVISNREHLELKECHSSSNLISSASDKVDGGEPGDDNKYISFDILSWRWHVYGERKASTSAKESDFVGLQDFHTHGFLEVGAAALLVGDMEAKINDQQWKYSVIQEFPDIDLLQPSTSSPSTFASSQSHLKAITASKRMKSGPNHVWMNIPANTFQPRARPLFQYRHYSEQQPLRLNAAEISEVIAEVCSEATSNASQSIAPSRLSTQSRQPSADVAFSVLIKLVIDMYMMDSETAAPLTLYMLEGMLSSQKTSTRTKALDLILNLGVHAHLLEPMVVEDAPLIDKSETVNHSYLSNEYGSSIDEPRAAEPEEEPKISPAIDQFESWLLKILFEVLLVLVQMEERQEIVWASALSCLFYFVCDGGKIIRSRLGGLDIRVIKTLLEISVEHSWAKVVHSKLICMLTNMLYQVSDVTQNGVRDTHFVPEHIDLLGGIDYICLEYSRANSREEKRDLFYVIFDYVVHQINEACLAGGISTYTYDDAQPLASLLAFADAPEAFYISVKHGVEGVGDMLRKAISAALSQSAQYDQLNVLLDKVMRKLDGTVSTFSRIDNEFSYMIQVTKSCKCFSSIKDGCDDADVALRARLCWATLHSLLHSQISSYRHHGYIWLVELLLSEISEETDGSIWSKIKKLQEEIEVAGSQDLSCSEVSLPVCMLCGLLKSKHNFIRWGFLYVLDKFLMRCKLLLDDSDMQDQTTANHSKNCLDKAFAVIDIMNSALLLVVQNNETDHINILKMCDMLFSQLCLRIPSTNAMHAGGLQSLGQLFGCTTKNIDSHLETLASHQSVANKNLCRSETLQDVGMNQSAQSTLLCEASMAALLLRGLAIAPMQLVARVPTSLFFWPLIQLEGAASDDIALGIAVGSTGRGNLPGATSDIRAALLLLLIGKCTADQEALKEVEGNEFFRGLLDDTDSRVAYYSAAFLLKRMMTEEPEIYQRMLQSLISKAQQCNNEKLLENPYLQMRGILQLSNDLGVQ, encoded by the exons ATGCCGCTCCGGGAGGCGCCGCTCCCGTCCAAACGGCTCGCCAGCGCGCGCCACtatgcccccgccgccgccccgccggtgCCGCCCCACCGTCCGCCGCGATCCGCCTCCATAtccaccgcctccgcccgcaAGCCTCCCGAGCCGCTCCGGAGGGCCGTCGCCGACTGcctctcgccgcccgcgccgcacaCCCACGgtccagctgccgccgccgaggcctcgCGAACGCTCCGG GATTATATAGCCAGCCCTTCAACCATCGATATGGCTTATAATGTCCTCATTGACCACGCTCTTGCAGAAAGTGATCGCAG CCCAGCGGTCGTCCCAAGATGTGTGGCATTGTTAAAGAGATATCTTATCCG GTATATTCCAAGGGTCCAGACTCTGCGACAAATTGATCTTTTCTGTGCAAATACGATTGCAAAATGTGAGCCAATGGCAAATAACAGAGCAGAATCTCTTGGCCAAGTATCAGCAGCAGCTGCACCGAATGCCTCACCAATTGCCCCGCCAATATCCAACTTTGCTTCGGCATCTCTTGTGAAGTCTTTAAACTATGTTCGCTCATTGGTTGCAAGACATATTCCAAAATTGTCATTCCAACCTATAGTCCCGTCTGTTGCGTCCAAGCAGTCACTTCCTTCACTTTCATCATTTTTGAATAGGTCCTTAGTTTCTCAGCTAACTCCAGAAGTTATTAGCAATAGAGAACATCTTGAATTGAAGGAATGCCATAGTTCATCCAATTTGATATCATCAGCTAGCGATAAAGTTGACGGGGGTGAGCCTGGAGATGATAACAAATATATATCCTTTGACATTTTAAGCTGGCGATGGCATGTGTATGGCGAACGGAAGGCATCAACTTCTGCCAAAGAAAG TGATTTTGTGGGTCTTCAAGATTTTCATACACATGGTTTTCTTGAGGTTGGTGCTGCAGCTCTTCTAGTTGGGGATATGGAAGCGAAAATTAATGATCAACAGTGGAAATATAGTGTTATCCAGGAATTTCCAGATATTGATTTGCTGCAACCTTCAACTTCTTCACCAAGTACTTTTGCGTCATCACAAAGCCATTTAAAAGCAATAACTGCCTCAAAACGCATGAAGTCAGGCCCAAATCATGTTTG GATGAACATACCAGCAAACACCTTCCAGCCTCGAGCACGACCCCTTTTCCAGTATAGACACTACAG TGAGCAGCAACCCTTAAGATTGAATGCTGCTGAAATTTCTGAAGTCATAGCTGAAGTTTGTTCCGAAGCAACTTCAAATGCAAGTCAGTCTATTGCTCCATCAAGATTGAGCACCCAGAGTCGGCAACCTTCAGCAGATGTGGCATTCAGTGTCCTTATCAAACTTGTCATTGACAT GTATATGATGGATTCCGAAACTGCTGCACCCCTGACACTTTATATGCTTGAG GGTATGTTGAGCTCTCAAAAGACATCTACCAGAACAAAGGCTCTTGATTTGATCCTAAATCTGGGGGTACATGCCCACCTACTGGAACCTATGGTTGTTGAAGATGCACCGCTTATAGATAAAAGTGAAACTGTGAACCATTCTTATCTAAGCAACGAATATGGATCAAGTATAGATGAACCTAGGGCAGCAGAACCTGAAGAAGAGCCAAAGATCAGTCCTGCTATTGATCAGTTTGAGTCATGGCTTCTTAAAATACTTTTTGAGGTTCTCCTTGTCCTAGTACag ATGGAGGAACGACAGGAGATTGTGTGGGCCTCAGCTTTGAGTTGTCTATTTTACTTTGTTTGTGATGGAGGAAAAATTATCAGGAGTAGACTGGGAGGTCTGGACATAAGG GTGATAAAGACTCTTCTTGAGATTAGTGTGGAGCACTCATGGGCAAAAGTAGTGCACAGCAAGCTCATATGCATGCTGACAAATATGCTGTACCAAGTATCAGATGTAACTCAGAATGGTGTTCGTGATACTCATTTTGTTCCTGAACATATTGATCTTCTTGGTGGAATTGACTATATTTGTCTTGAG TATTCACGAGCCAACTCCAGGGAGGAGAAGCGGGATTTATTTTATGTCATTTTTGACTATGTAGTGCATCAAATAAATGAAGCGTGCCTAGCTGGTGGTATTTCAACCTATACTTATGATGATGCCCAGCCCCTTGCTTCCCTTCTTGCATTCGCTGATGCTCCTGAGGCCTTTTATATATCTGTGAAGCATGGTGTTGAAGGCGTCGGTGACATGCTGAGGAAAGCTATATCGGCGGCATTATCACAGTCTGCACAATATGACCAATTGAATGTG CTTCTGGACAAGGTTATGAGGAAACTTGATGGAACTGTCAGCACATTTTCCAGGATTGACAATGAGTTTTCTTATATGATCCAAGTAACAAAATCATGCAAGTGCTTTAGCAGCATTAAAGACGGATGTGATGATGCTGATGTTGCGCTTAGAGCCAGGCTTTGCTGGGCTACTTTGCACTCACTTCTTCACTCACAGATTTCATCATATAGACACCATGGATATATTTGGTTAGTTGAATTGCTCCTTTCAGAAATCAGTGAAGAAACAGATGGTTCTATATGGTCTAAAATAAAAAAGCTTCAAGAGGAAATTGAAGTTGCTGGTAGCCAGGATCTATCATGTTCAGAAGTTTCTCTGCCTGTTTGTATGCTCTGTGGGCTTCTTAAGTCAAAACACAACTTCATTAGGTGGGGATTCCTGTATGTGCTGGACAAATTTCTGATGCGTTGCAAATTATTATTGGATGACAGTGATATGCAAGACCAAACAACTGCTAATCATAGCAAAAACTGTCTTGATAAAGCTTTTGCGGTTATAGATATTATGAATAGTGCTCTGTTACTAGTAGTTCAAAACAATGAGACAGACCATATCAACATCTTAAAG ATGTGTGACATGCTGTTCTCTCAATTATGCCTGAGAATTCCTTCCACAAATGCGATGCATGCCGGGGGCCTTCAGTCCCTTGGTCAACTTTTTGGTTGTACAACCAAGAACATTGATAGTCATTTGGAAACCCTTGCATCACACCAAAGTGTTGCAAACAAGAATCTTTGCCGGAGCGAGACATTGCAAGATGTTGGCATGAATCAATCTGCTCAATCCACTTTACTCTGTGAAGCATCAATGGCGGCACTACTTCTGAGAGGGCTCGCAATAGCTCCCATGCAACTTGTAGCCCGTGTACCAACTTCTTTGTTTTTCTGGCCATTGATTCAGCTTGAAGGGGCAGCCAGTGATGACATTGCATTAGGTATTGCTGTTGGTAGCACAGGAAGAGGCAATCTTCCTGGTGCTACATCAGATATTCGAGCAGCACTTCTGTTACTATTGATTGGTAAATGCACAGCTGATCAGGAGGCACTGAAGGAGGTAGAAGGCAATGAGTTCTTCAG GGGTCTTCTGGATGATACGGATTCAAGGGTAGCATATTATTCAGCTGCTTTTCTTCTGAAG AGAATGATGACAGAGGAACCAGAGATCTATCAGCGGATGCTTCAGAGCCTCATTTCGAAAGCTCAACAG TGTAACAATGAGAAACTTCTGGAGAACCCATACCTTCAAATGCGTGGAATATTGCAGTTATCAAATGACCTAGGAGTGCAATGA